Proteins from one Shewanella pealeana ATCC 700345 genomic window:
- a CDS encoding TusE/DsrC/DsvC family sulfur relay protein encodes MIEFNGKQIETDHQGYLKSVNDWTPELAPVIAKEEQIELSDAHWEVINFVREFYLEFKTSPAIRVLVKAMGLKLGAEKGNSKYLYTLFPVGPAKQATKIAGLPKPAKCI; translated from the coding sequence ATGATAGAATTTAACGGAAAACAGATAGAAACCGATCATCAAGGTTATTTGAAGTCGGTAAATGATTGGACTCCTGAGCTTGCTCCAGTTATTGCCAAAGAAGAGCAGATAGAGCTGAGCGACGCTCATTGGGAAGTGATTAACTTTGTTCGTGAATTCTATTTAGAATTTAAGACCAGTCCTGCGATCAGAGTGCTTGTAAAAGCGATGGGGCTAAAGCTTGGAGCTGAAAAAGGAAACTCTAAGTATCTTTACACCCTGTTCCCAGTCGGTCCTGCTAAACAGGCAACTAAAATTGCAGGCCTACCAAAACCTGCGAAGTGCATTTAG
- a CDS encoding flavin reductase — protein sequence MSNPNFDTKAFRNALGTFTTGVTIITTKAADGTEVGLTANSFNSVSLDPPLVLWSLAKSAMSVPVFNAAEHWNVHVLSSSQQELSGRFASRGEDKFSGLLQDKGVSSAPLLQGCAARFQCRNAFIHDGGDHIIFIGEVLDFDRNDQAPLAFHSGQYALTVPQPWEEVNLSQAEDTLACSYNEDLLGYLLGRSHFQMLSKMRSVLTEHLLQDIHFFALSVLSINDGINIEQLNTHIEYTGRCVSDAQLQHMINSNLLKKTDQCYFLTDQGRQVSLQQIAQAKAIEDELVDGLSQGEINALKLLLKQIIKRTDPGLPDLWSKVS from the coding sequence ATGTCAAATCCAAACTTTGATACAAAGGCATTTAGAAATGCACTAGGGACCTTCACTACTGGGGTTACCATTATCACCACAAAAGCAGCAGATGGCACCGAAGTAGGCTTAACAGCGAACAGTTTTAACTCCGTGTCACTTGACCCGCCGTTAGTTCTTTGGAGTCTTGCAAAATCGGCGATGAGTGTGCCGGTCTTTAATGCCGCAGAACATTGGAACGTTCATGTTTTATCTAGCTCCCAGCAAGAACTATCAGGGCGATTTGCCTCGCGAGGCGAAGATAAGTTCTCAGGATTGTTGCAAGACAAGGGAGTCAGTTCAGCACCTTTACTGCAGGGGTGCGCTGCTCGTTTTCAATGTCGTAATGCGTTTATCCACGATGGTGGTGACCACATCATATTTATTGGTGAAGTATTGGATTTTGATCGCAATGACCAAGCCCCTCTCGCTTTCCATAGCGGACAATACGCGCTCACTGTTCCTCAGCCATGGGAAGAGGTCAATCTCAGCCAAGCAGAAGACACATTAGCTTGTAGCTACAACGAAGATCTTCTGGGCTACTTACTAGGCCGGTCTCACTTTCAAATGCTCAGTAAAATGCGTTCAGTACTAACAGAGCATCTGCTCCAAGATATTCACTTTTTTGCACTCTCAGTGCTGTCGATAAATGATGGGATCAACATAGAACAACTTAACACTCACATTGAATACACTGGCCGTTGTGTCAGCGATGCTCAATTGCAACATATGATTAATAGCAATTTACTTAAAAAAACTGACCAATGTTACTTTTTGACAGATCAGGGACGTCAAGTTTCACTACAGCAAATAGCTCAAGCAAAAGCGATAGAAGATGAGCTTGTTGATGGCCTTAGTCAAGGTGAGATAAACGCACTTAAACTGCTGCTAAAGCAGATCATTAAACGCACAGATCCCGGTCTACCCGATCTGTGGTCAAAAGTGTCTTAG
- the punR gene encoding DNA-binding transcriptional activator PunR produces the protein MLSEQSLQLIDMVARVGSFTAAANKLHKVPSAVSYAVKQIEEELGVVLFVRHHRSVSLTAAGEHFVKQSRSLLSDIDTMRADTIRVANGWQPTLSIALDNIVRADKISNLIADFYRTFDNVELIIRIEVFNGVWESIATGRSDIAIGATTAIPVGGDYHFRDMGEIEWCFLVGKNHPLAEIDRPLTDDELRQYPSICLEDTSREIPKRMTWLLENQRRLVVPDWIRAINCFREGLGVGYMPAHFAFPFIKTGALIEKQLERPNKTSPCCLAWNATNKSPAMAWVLDYLGDSEKLHKDWLD, from the coding sequence ATGCTTTCTGAACAGTCTCTTCAGCTCATCGATATGGTTGCTCGCGTTGGCAGTTTTACCGCCGCAGCCAATAAATTACATAAAGTCCCTTCAGCTGTGAGTTATGCAGTTAAACAAATTGAAGAAGAACTCGGCGTGGTACTTTTTGTTCGTCATCACAGGAGCGTTAGCTTAACTGCCGCCGGTGAACACTTCGTTAAACAGTCACGTTCACTATTATCAGACATTGACACAATGCGCGCCGATACCATACGCGTAGCCAATGGCTGGCAGCCTACCTTGTCTATAGCGCTCGATAACATCGTACGCGCAGATAAAATCAGTAATTTAATCGCCGACTTTTATCGAACCTTTGATAATGTCGAACTGATTATACGCATCGAAGTATTCAATGGTGTGTGGGAATCGATTGCTACCGGTCGTAGCGACATCGCAATAGGCGCAACCACCGCCATACCTGTTGGTGGTGATTACCATTTTAGAGACATGGGCGAAATCGAGTGGTGCTTTCTTGTCGGTAAAAACCACCCACTTGCAGAAATTGATCGGCCGCTAACAGATGATGAGTTAAGGCAATACCCTTCTATATGTTTAGAAGATACTTCTCGTGAGATCCCTAAACGTATGACCTGGCTGCTAGAAAATCAACGTCGATTAGTTGTGCCTGACTGGATCCGCGCTATCAACTGTTTTCGTGAAGGCTTAGGTGTTGGATATATGCCGGCCCATTTTGCTTTCCCGTTTATTAAGACCGGCGCATTAATAGAAAAGCAGCTTGAAAGACCGAATAAAACCAGTCCTTGCTGTTTAGCCTGGAACGCGACGAATAAGTCCCCAGCCATGGCTTGGGTACTCGATTATTTGGGCGATAGTGAAAAGCTACATAAAGACTGGTTAGATTAA
- the dmpG gene encoding 4-hydroxy-2-oxovalerate aldolase: MNLTGKKVILHDMSLRDGMHARQHQISLKEMVDVATGLDAAGVPLIEVTHGDGLGGASLNYGFPAHTDEEYLSAVIPKMKQAKVSALLLPGIGTGDHLRMAHDLGVNTIRVATHCTEADVSGQHISLSRELGLDTVGFLMMAHMVSPDKLLEQAKLMESYGANCIYCTDSAGYMLPGDVTSHIERLRGELKSDTQIGFHGHHNMGMSIANSLAAIQAGAERIDGSVAGLGAGAGNTPLEVFVAVLERMQVSHGINLYDIMDVAEDLVTPMMDQPIRIDRDALTLGYAGVYSSFLLFAQRAEKKHGIPARDILLELGRRGTVGGQEDMIDDTAMNMARERA; the protein is encoded by the coding sequence ATGAACTTAACTGGAAAAAAAGTTATCTTACACGATATGTCATTAAGAGACGGCATGCATGCTCGCCAACACCAAATTAGTTTGAAAGAGATGGTTGATGTTGCGACAGGACTCGATGCTGCAGGCGTACCTTTAATCGAAGTGACCCACGGTGATGGCCTTGGCGGTGCCTCACTCAATTACGGATTTCCTGCGCACACCGATGAAGAATACTTAAGCGCGGTGATCCCTAAAATGAAGCAGGCAAAAGTATCTGCTTTGTTGTTACCTGGGATAGGTACGGGTGATCATTTGCGCATGGCCCATGACCTCGGGGTTAATACTATCCGTGTTGCAACCCATTGTACTGAGGCGGATGTATCTGGGCAGCATATTTCGTTATCACGTGAATTAGGCCTAGATACAGTAGGGTTTCTTATGATGGCTCATATGGTTAGCCCTGATAAATTACTTGAGCAAGCCAAACTGATGGAGTCCTACGGTGCGAACTGTATTTACTGCACCGACTCTGCAGGTTATATGCTGCCAGGAGACGTAACTTCGCATATTGAGCGCTTACGCGGAGAGCTAAAAAGCGATACCCAAATTGGTTTTCATGGCCACCATAATATGGGAATGAGTATCGCGAACTCCCTAGCTGCAATCCAAGCTGGTGCTGAGCGAATAGATGGCTCAGTCGCAGGTTTAGGAGCTGGAGCAGGCAACACCCCCCTAGAGGTATTCGTTGCCGTTCTTGAGCGTATGCAAGTAAGCCACGGGATTAATTTGTATGACATTATGGACGTAGCTGAAGATCTGGTTACCCCGATGATGGATCAGCCTATAAGAATCGACAGAGATGCACTGACGTTAGGCTATGCAGGCGTTTACTCATCATTCTTATTATTTGCTCAGAGAGCCGAGAAAAAACATGGCATTCCAGCGAGAGATATACTGCTCGAACTGGGTAGGCGTGGCACTGTTGGCGGCCAAGAAGATATGATTGACGACACGGCAATGAATATGGCCAGAGAACGCGCATAA
- a CDS encoding fumarylacetoacetate hydrolase family protein has protein sequence MIDKVAETPNSSVIAMHAKELLLALSKGTTIAPLSERTASLTIDDAYKISRLCLQQREDDGERLIGKKIGVTSLAVQQMLNVHQPDFGFLTNSMHFNNGDCISLSKHKLIQPKAEGEIAFCLKNDLQGPGVTAEDVLDATLWVAPCFEIVDSRIEDWRINIVDTVADNASCGVFVIGETHTPPREIDLALAQMQIQKNGQFAGSGLGSAVQGHPAQAVAWLANTLGEYGIPFKKGELILSGALAPLIVAKSGDLFTMEIEGLGSCSISFCD, from the coding sequence ATGATCGATAAAGTAGCTGAAACACCCAATAGCTCTGTTATTGCAATGCATGCCAAAGAGTTACTGTTAGCACTTAGCAAAGGGACAACGATTGCTCCCTTGAGTGAGCGGACAGCGAGTCTAACCATCGATGACGCATACAAAATATCTCGATTATGCTTGCAACAGCGTGAAGATGACGGCGAACGACTTATTGGCAAAAAAATTGGCGTAACCAGTTTGGCCGTGCAGCAAATGCTCAATGTGCATCAGCCTGATTTTGGCTTCTTAACCAACAGCATGCATTTTAACAACGGCGATTGCATCAGCTTATCAAAACACAAACTCATTCAGCCTAAAGCCGAGGGTGAAATTGCCTTTTGCTTAAAGAATGATTTACAGGGACCAGGCGTTACAGCCGAGGACGTCCTTGACGCTACGCTTTGGGTGGCTCCTTGCTTTGAAATCGTCGATTCAAGAATCGAAGATTGGCGTATAAATATCGTCGATACCGTGGCAGATAATGCATCTTGTGGCGTATTTGTCATTGGTGAAACGCATACCCCACCAAGAGAGATTGATCTCGCCCTTGCACAAATGCAAATCCAAAAAAATGGCCAATTTGCCGGTTCAGGTCTAGGCAGTGCCGTTCAAGGCCACCCCGCCCAAGCAGTTGCATGGTTAGCAAATACACTAGGCGAATATGGTATTCCGTTTAAAAAAGGTGAGCTTATTCTATCTGGCGCACTGGCTCCTTTAATTGTGGCCAAGTCTGGAGATTTATTCACCATGGAAATCGAAGGTTTGGGAAGCTGCAGCATCAGTTTTTGTGATTAA
- a CDS encoding Bax inhibitor-1/YccA family protein yields MTQQTAYSSTSVEVNKLLKNTYMLLSMTLAFSAVCAGLAMALAISPMMSLGLSIGSLVLLFVTLRKADSSAGLFWVFAFTGMQGASLGYILNHYAGMANGPQLIMQALGLTSVIFITLSGYAVTTKKDFSFMRGFLIAGLVIMVVGLLVNLFLGNGMVFMALNAGIALLMTGFILYDTSKIVNGGETNYIRATISLYLDFLNLFIALLHLMGIGGDD; encoded by the coding sequence ATGACACAACAAACCGCGTATAGCAGTACTTCAGTTGAAGTAAACAAACTGCTTAAGAATACGTATATGCTGCTTTCTATGACCTTAGCGTTTTCTGCAGTGTGCGCAGGTTTGGCGATGGCATTAGCAATTAGCCCTATGATGTCTCTAGGCTTATCTATCGGTAGTTTAGTGCTTTTGTTTGTGACGCTAAGAAAAGCTGACTCGAGTGCTGGTCTATTTTGGGTATTCGCGTTCACGGGTATGCAAGGTGCGTCGCTGGGCTACATCCTTAACCATTATGCAGGTATGGCTAATGGTCCACAGCTGATCATGCAGGCACTGGGTTTAACCTCGGTAATATTCATCACTCTCTCAGGTTATGCGGTAACGACTAAGAAAGATTTCTCGTTTATGCGCGGCTTCCTTATTGCTGGCCTAGTTATTATGGTTGTTGGCCTCCTAGTTAACCTTTTCCTTGGTAACGGCATGGTGTTTATGGCACTCAACGCCGGTATCGCATTGTTAATGACAGGCTTTATTCTTTACGATACAAGCAAAATCGTTAATGGCGGCGAAACTAACTATATTCGCGCAACCATTTCTTTATACTTAGATTTCTTAAATCTTTTCATCGCCCTATTACATTTAATGGGTATTGGCGGCGATGACTAA
- a CDS encoding acetaldehyde dehydrogenase (acetylating), whose translation MTSKIKCALIGSGNIGTDLLYKLLRSDVLEPVWMVGIDPDSDGLAKAKAAGLKVTADGIDGLLPFVEADEIKIAFDATSAYVHAENSRKLNELGVVMIDLTPAAIGPFCVPPVNLEQLDENINNINMVTCGGQATIPMVAAVSQVQAVEYGEIVATVSSRSVGPGTRQNIDEFTRTTAGAVEQIGGAEKGKAIIVINPAEPPLLMRDTIHCLTKDQPDEQAITASVHKMIEQVQQYVPGYTLKNGPVFDGRKVTIFLEVEGLGDYLPKYAGNLDIMTAAAARTAEMLASKMLNVKTHLNVTKEAALA comes from the coding sequence ATGACAAGTAAAATAAAATGTGCGCTGATTGGCTCTGGCAATATTGGCACCGACCTACTGTACAAATTACTGCGAAGTGATGTGCTTGAGCCGGTGTGGATGGTAGGAATAGACCCAGACTCTGACGGTTTAGCTAAAGCTAAAGCTGCTGGGCTAAAAGTAACCGCTGATGGTATAGATGGTTTACTTCCCTTTGTTGAAGCCGATGAGATAAAAATTGCTTTCGATGCGACATCAGCTTATGTGCATGCAGAAAATTCAAGAAAACTAAATGAATTAGGGGTGGTGATGATTGATTTAACCCCAGCTGCAATTGGTCCCTTTTGCGTACCGCCAGTCAACCTTGAGCAACTTGATGAAAATATTAACAACATTAATATGGTCACCTGTGGTGGACAAGCAACTATTCCTATGGTTGCAGCGGTGTCACAAGTACAGGCTGTAGAGTACGGTGAAATTGTTGCCACGGTATCTTCGCGCTCCGTGGGTCCGGGAACGAGGCAAAACATTGATGAATTTACCCGTACCACAGCTGGTGCAGTTGAACAAATTGGCGGTGCAGAAAAAGGCAAAGCTATTATTGTCATTAACCCTGCTGAGCCACCGTTACTGATGCGCGATACCATTCATTGTCTAACAAAAGATCAACCCGATGAACAGGCGATTACTGCATCTGTTCATAAGATGATTGAACAAGTTCAACAATATGTACCCGGTTACACCCTTAAAAACGGTCCGGTGTTTGATGGTCGTAAGGTCACTATCTTTTTAGAAGTCGAAGGGCTGGGCGATTACTTACCAAAGTATGCCGGTAACCTAGACATAATGACCGCTGCAGCAGCCAGAACAGCAGAAATGCTAGCGTCCAAAATGCTCAATGTTAAAACCCATCTTAACGTTACCAAAGAAGCGGCGCTAGCCTAG
- the tusD gene encoding sulfurtransferase complex subunit TusD — protein MSKFIIQVNSAAYGCASSYSAYRFAKAAIENGHSIEKVFFYQDGVLNTNHLNSPASDEFDLKQAWIDLHQRHGVALVNCVSAALRRGVLSESDAKENQYSHWNMQPPFIMGGLGELVIGIETADRLVSF, from the coding sequence ATGAGCAAATTTATTATCCAGGTTAACTCAGCAGCTTACGGTTGTGCATCGAGTTACAGTGCCTACAGATTCGCTAAAGCCGCTATAGAGAACGGCCACTCCATTGAGAAAGTCTTCTTTTATCAAGATGGCGTATTAAACACCAATCATCTCAATAGCCCTGCTAGCGATGAGTTCGATCTTAAGCAAGCTTGGATTGATTTACACCAACGTCACGGTGTGGCTCTGGTGAACTGTGTCTCAGCCGCGCTACGTCGTGGTGTCTTATCTGAATCTGATGCGAAAGAAAACCAATACAGCCATTGGAATATGCAACCTCCTTTCATCATGGGTGGTTTAGGCGAATTGGTTATTGGAATTGAGACTGCCGACAGACTCGTCAGTTTTTAG
- the punC gene encoding purine nucleoside transporter PunC: protein MNSLTSVKYYIFLAYLAVLSMLGFIATDMYLPAFKAIEDTMATSPSQVAMSLTFFLAGLALGQLLYGPLVERFGKRNSLILGLVLFAAASFSISVSDSILVFNISRFIQALGACSAGVIWQAIVIEKYDAAKAQGVFSNIMPLVALSPALAPILGAFILQSLGWQSIFITLTGMAAVMILLTVWFVPAETKAISHEKKEISYLTILKNTKYLGNVVIFGACSGAFFSYLTLWPVVMEQHGFDATAIGLSFIPQTITFILGGYASKTLIRKIGSEKTLKLLLSVFGTCAMSIAVVTILLQGLSIYPLLAIFSVLAACSGGIYPIVVNGALQEFSDNAAKAAGLQNFLQISLSFGASSLVAMWATSGEVAIGWGIMICSFIVFIGFKLRNYKNWNEVSEEIVMPDPARIAINQDEK, encoded by the coding sequence ATGAACTCACTAACAAGTGTAAAATACTATATTTTTCTAGCATATCTAGCGGTATTGAGCATGTTAGGCTTTATTGCCACTGACATGTACTTGCCTGCATTCAAAGCAATTGAAGACACAATGGCAACATCGCCATCACAAGTCGCAATGTCTTTGACATTCTTTTTAGCCGGCTTAGCGCTAGGTCAGTTACTTTATGGTCCTTTAGTTGAGCGTTTTGGTAAACGTAATTCACTGATCTTAGGTCTAGTATTGTTTGCTGCTGCAAGCTTCTCGATATCCGTTAGTGATTCAATTTTAGTATTTAATATTTCGCGTTTTATACAAGCATTAGGTGCATGTTCTGCCGGCGTTATTTGGCAGGCGATTGTTATTGAAAAATACGATGCAGCAAAAGCACAGGGCGTATTTTCTAATATTATGCCGTTAGTGGCCTTGTCACCAGCACTTGCTCCAATCTTAGGTGCGTTTATCTTACAATCGTTAGGTTGGCAGAGCATTTTCATTACATTGACCGGTATGGCTGCTGTAATGATTCTTTTGACAGTTTGGTTTGTGCCTGCAGAAACCAAAGCAATAAGCCATGAAAAGAAAGAGATCAGCTATTTAACAATCCTTAAGAACACTAAATACCTAGGCAACGTGGTTATTTTTGGTGCTTGTTCTGGTGCGTTTTTCTCATACCTAACACTGTGGCCAGTAGTGATGGAGCAGCATGGATTCGATGCTACAGCAATTGGGCTGAGCTTTATTCCGCAAACTATTACCTTTATTTTGGGTGGCTATGCGAGTAAAACGCTTATTCGTAAAATCGGTTCAGAGAAAACCTTAAAGCTATTACTATCTGTATTTGGCACGTGTGCTATGTCTATTGCAGTAGTGACAATCTTACTGCAAGGACTATCAATTTATCCATTGCTAGCTATATTCTCTGTACTTGCAGCGTGTAGTGGTGGTATTTACCCAATTGTTGTAAACGGTGCATTGCAGGAATTCTCTGATAACGCAGCTAAAGCGGCGGGTTTACAGAACTTCCTACAGATCAGCTTATCATTTGGTGCTTCAAGCCTTGTAGCTATGTGGGCGACAAGTGGTGAAGTTGCGATAGGTTGGGGGATTATGATCTGCTCATTCATCGTATTTATTGGCTTCAAACTACGTAACTATAAAAATTGGAATGAGGTTAGCGAAGAGATCGTAATGCCAGATCCTGCGCGCATTGCAATCAATCAGGATGAGAAATAA
- the tusB gene encoding sulfurtransferase complex subunit TusB, with the protein MILHLIQESPEQSSALKTCLRYASKNDCILLSANAVNSLLKQTWRTQLAEYNYVALQEDVTARGLKVLLKDVKQIDYNEFVALSLTHDKVISW; encoded by the coding sequence ATGATATTGCATCTTATACAAGAGTCACCTGAGCAAAGTTCTGCGCTAAAAACGTGCTTACGTTATGCCAGCAAGAATGACTGCATTCTATTATCTGCTAACGCCGTAAATAGCCTTCTGAAGCAAACATGGCGCACTCAGCTAGCTGAGTATAATTACGTTGCATTGCAAGAAGATGTCACAGCTAGAGGCCTTAAAGTTCTTCTAAAAGATGTCAAACAGATAGACTACAACGAATTTGTAGCACTTAGTCTTACGCACGATAAAGTAATTAGTTGGTAA
- a CDS encoding MFS transporter, whose product MVSCANNNGQQWRRHGLLLLLTLFYGETFIGRQIIAVMIEPIKLEFGASDTQMGLMSGLAFAVVFAVLGLPAGQLADKKSRTRILAFCALAWAFATALCGFAVGFYMLVAARMLVAVAEVPIGSSSMSLIADLYPLNKRAFAISCYSSAATLASIVALGLGAYLIGLLGWRHTFLLLSIPALILSAIFFIFVKEPIRGQFNNKAQANLTAVQTELNTSNDTLADTLRSLWAHKRFKLLVFSSSMATMSANAFGMWNITFLMRSHQLDLYSAGVLAGIIGGGAAAIGILLGGYLADKRSEQTSPLQLPIIGHILGISSLYFYLLWPSEQTILLFGYNVPVAMFACALTSFFSVWWVGPCFSLLTHLVPTHQRAVAIACQSILVSLLGMGIGPVLVGGLSDILSPSMGLESLRYALIFSSFSTIIAVILLIRLNRIFVTNEPDNAGVNSSSLL is encoded by the coding sequence ATGGTCAGCTGCGCTAACAATAACGGACAACAGTGGCGCCGACACGGTCTGCTACTGTTGTTGACCTTATTTTATGGTGAAACTTTCATCGGTAGGCAAATTATTGCAGTGATGATTGAGCCCATAAAATTAGAGTTCGGAGCCAGCGACACCCAGATGGGCTTAATGTCGGGGCTGGCGTTTGCTGTTGTGTTTGCGGTTTTAGGCTTACCTGCCGGGCAGTTAGCAGATAAAAAATCACGAACAAGAATATTGGCTTTTTGCGCCTTAGCTTGGGCATTTGCAACCGCGCTATGTGGTTTTGCTGTTGGCTTTTATATGTTGGTCGCCGCGCGGATGCTTGTAGCAGTAGCAGAGGTCCCTATCGGCTCCTCTTCAATGTCTCTTATTGCCGATTTATATCCGTTAAATAAGCGTGCATTTGCCATTAGTTGTTACAGCTCAGCAGCGACTCTGGCCTCTATTGTAGCATTAGGTCTTGGCGCATATCTCATTGGTCTATTGGGGTGGCGCCACACTTTTCTTTTACTCTCTATCCCCGCTCTGATCCTTTCGGCGATATTTTTCATTTTTGTAAAAGAGCCAATAAGAGGTCAATTTAATAACAAAGCACAAGCTAACTTAACCGCAGTACAAACAGAACTGAACACTAGCAACGACACGTTAGCTGATACACTACGCTCCCTATGGGCCCACAAGCGATTTAAATTACTCGTTTTTTCAAGTTCAATGGCAACGATGTCGGCAAATGCTTTTGGTATGTGGAATATTACTTTTTTAATGCGAAGCCACCAATTAGATCTATACAGTGCTGGCGTACTCGCCGGAATTATTGGCGGTGGCGCAGCTGCAATCGGGATTCTTTTAGGCGGCTATTTAGCAGATAAACGTAGTGAACAAACCTCGCCATTACAGCTACCAATAATAGGCCATATTCTTGGGATCAGCTCTCTGTACTTTTATCTGCTGTGGCCAAGTGAGCAGACCATACTACTTTTTGGCTATAACGTGCCAGTCGCGATGTTTGCTTGCGCGCTAACGAGCTTTTTTTCTGTTTGGTGGGTAGGACCCTGCTTTAGCTTACTCACTCATTTAGTCCCAACTCATCAACGAGCCGTTGCCATCGCATGTCAATCAATCTTAGTTTCGTTACTCGGAATGGGAATAGGCCCTGTTTTAGTCGGCGGTCTTAGTGACATTCTTTCGCCTAGTATGGGCCTTGAATCTTTGAGGTATGCCCTCATCTTCAGTAGCTTTTCGACAATCATAGCCGTAATACTGTTAATCAGGCTTAATCGCATATTTGTGACTAACGAGCCAGATAATGCCGGTGTGAACTCATCGAGCCTGTTATAA
- the tusC gene encoding sulfurtransferase complex subunit TusC, which yields MKKLCIIFRQAPHGTAHGREGLDLSLLSASFEQEVSLIFTDEGLLTLLQDQDPESVGAKDYIATLGALPLYDIETVLVCQDSMLELGLQQTDFRIDVEQRSAEEISSHLANADEVIVF from the coding sequence GTGAAAAAACTTTGTATTATTTTTAGACAGGCTCCCCACGGTACAGCACACGGCCGTGAAGGGCTCGATTTGTCCCTTTTAAGTGCCAGTTTCGAGCAAGAGGTAAGTTTGATTTTTACTGATGAGGGGCTATTAACCCTACTACAAGATCAAGATCCTGAGTCTGTTGGCGCTAAAGATTATATTGCCACTCTCGGCGCCCTGCCGCTCTATGACATAGAAACAGTGTTAGTATGCCAGGACTCTATGCTTGAACTCGGCTTACAACAGACTGATTTTAGGATTGATGTGGAACAGAGGTCCGCTGAAGAAATTTCAAGCCACTTAGCCAATGCTGATGAGGTTATCGTTTTCTAA
- a CDS encoding SDR family oxidoreductase, whose amino-acid sequence MPITAVTGSSSGIGAAVCAQLEKAGHTIIGIDRIADDKFTRIAADLATAEGRQNAINHVYEQSKGTLDGLVCCAGLGVTAPNCGLIVEVNYFGVTSLVTGLYDALAQGTQPSVVVIGSVAANQQVATPHPMALAMLDNDEALATQLANEDQQAHIAYAASKYAVTSWCRQTAVNWGPKGIRVNIIAPGAVETPLHQASKDDARYGEAVRNFVAPIGRNSEAAEIASVVSFLQSKQASFIHGSVIFVDGGMDAMMRANTF is encoded by the coding sequence ATGCCTATTACTGCAGTAACGGGATCATCCTCAGGCATTGGCGCGGCTGTTTGTGCTCAACTTGAAAAAGCGGGTCACACGATTATTGGTATAGATAGAATAGCTGATGACAAATTTACCCGTATTGCTGCTGATTTAGCGACAGCTGAAGGTCGTCAAAACGCCATAAACCATGTTTATGAACAGTCTAAAGGTACACTAGATGGGTTAGTATGTTGTGCAGGCCTTGGTGTCACTGCGCCTAATTGTGGACTCATCGTTGAGGTTAATTACTTTGGTGTCACATCTTTAGTTACTGGTCTCTATGACGCATTAGCTCAAGGTACGCAACCTTCTGTTGTCGTTATCGGCTCTGTCGCGGCAAATCAGCAAGTTGCCACGCCGCATCCTATGGCGTTAGCCATGCTAGATAATGACGAAGCGCTAGCGACACAATTAGCAAATGAAGATCAGCAAGCTCATATCGCATATGCAGCGTCAAAGTATGCGGTGACCAGTTGGTGTCGTCAAACTGCTGTAAACTGGGGGCCTAAAGGGATCAGAGTCAACATCATCGCACCTGGCGCAGTAGAAACGCCTTTGCATCAAGCATCTAAAGATGATGCTCGATATGGCGAGGCTGTAAGAAACTTTGTCGCACCGATTGGCCGCAATAGTGAAGCAGCAGAAATCGCCTCAGTGGTAAGCTTCTTACAATCAAAACAAGCCAGTTTTATCCATGGCAGTGTAATTTTTGTCGATGGTGGCATGGATGCAATGATGCGCGCAAACACCTTTTAG